From the Salvelinus fontinalis isolate EN_2023a chromosome 35, ASM2944872v1, whole genome shotgun sequence genome, one window contains:
- the LOC129834489 gene encoding ammonium transporter Rh type C-like, with product MGNCSQGCKDYFSRQKNTNIRLTLPVVCFVWQIAMIILFGVFIRYDKESNAHWVETKAHENITSDIENDFYFRYPSFQDVHVMIFVGFGFLMTFLKRYSFGAVGFNFLIASFGLQWALLMQGWFHSLDPQTGKIFIGIESLINADFCVAGCLIAYGAVLGKVSPVQLLVMTLFGVTLFAVEEYIILNLLHARDAGGSMVIHTFGGYYGLAISRVLYRPNLHQSKRMQGSVYHSDTFAMIGTLFLWMFWPSFNSAITDHGDGQHRAVINTYLGLAATVLTTVAISSLSQKTGKLDMVHIQNSTLAGGVALGTAAEFMISPYGALIVGFFCGIISTMGYIFISPFLEKTLKIQDTCGIHNLHAMPGVIGGIVGAITAAAASESVYGKQGLINTFDFTGDFKDRTVLTQGGYQAAGMCVSIVFGVVGGAIVGSILKLPIWGDPADENCFDDEMYWELPDEEEEHQESIPPILEYNNHMIHKQQDLSESNFSVEHCES from the exons ATGGGGAATTGCAGCCAGGGATGCAAAGACTATTTCTCTCGGCAAAAGAACACCAACATCCGTCTTACACTGCCGGTAGTCTGCTTCGTCTGGCAGATCGCCATGATCATCCTCTTCGGAGTCTTCATCCGCTACGACAAGGAGTCGAACGCACACTGGGTAGAGACCAAGGCCCATGAGAACATCACCAGTGACATAGAGAATGACTTCTACTTCAGATACCCCA gcttCCAGGATGTCCATGTGATGATCTTTGTGGGTTTTGGGTTCCTCATGACTTTCTTGAAGAGGTACAGCTTCGGTGCGGTCGGCTTCAACTTCCTCATTGCCTCCTTCGGCCTGCAGTGGGCTCTGCTCATGCAAGGCTGGTTCCACTCTCTAGACCCCCAGACAGGAAAGATCTTCATCGGTATTGAAAG TCTGATCAATGCTGACTTCTGTGTGGCGGGCTGTCTCATAGCCTACGGGGCAGTGCTGGGCAAAGTCAGCCCGGTCCAGCTGTTGGTTATGACCCTGTTTGGTGTCACTCTGTTTGCTGTGGAAGAGTACATCATTCTGAACTTACTTCAT GCTAGGGATGCCGGTGGCTCCATGGTTATTCACACCTTTGGAGGTTATTATGGTCTGGCCATCTCTCGGGTCCTTTACCGACCTAATTTACACCAGAGCAAGCGTATGCAGGGCTCTGTGTACCACTCCGATACCTTCGCCATGATCG gCACACTGTTCCTGTGGATGTTTTGGCCCAGTTTCAACTCGGCCATTACTGACCATGGAGACGGTCAGCACAGGGCAGTCATCAACACCTACCTGGGCCTGGCCGCCACTGTCCTCACCACAGTGGCCATCTCCAGCCTTTCCCAGAAGACTGGCAAGCTCGACATG GTGCATATCCAGAATTCCACCCTGGCGGGGGGTGTTGCCTTGGGGACAGCGGCTGAGTTTATGATCTCTCCCTACGGAGCTCTGATCGTGGGCTTCTTCTGCGGCATCATCTCTACCATGGGCTACATCTTCATTTCT CCTTTCTTGGAAAAGACACTGAAGATTCAGGACACGTGTGGAATACACAACCTGCACGCCATGCCTGGGGTGATTGGCGGGATAGTTGGAGccatcactgctgctgctgccaGCGAGTCAGTCTACGGAAAGCAGGG GTTGATCAACACGTTTGACTTCACTGGAGACTTTAAGGACAGAACCGTGTTAACTCAGGGTGGATACCAGGCCGCTGGCATGTGTGTGTCCATCGTCTTTGGGGTTGTAGGCGGAGCTATAGTCG GTTCCATCCTGAAGTTACCCATCTGGGGTGATCCTGCTGATGAGAACTGCTTCGATGATGAGATGTACTGGGAG CTccctgatgaagaggaggagcatcAGGAGAGCATCCCTCCCATTCTGGAGTACAACAACCACATGATCCACAAGCAGCAAGACCT ATCTGAGTCCAACTTCTCTGTGGAACACTGTGAAAGCTAA